In Cheilinus undulatus linkage group 14, ASM1832078v1, whole genome shotgun sequence, a genomic segment contains:
- the clmnb gene encoding calmin isoform X2 produces the protein MRMQDKVNGEPQERSVGDISGKQNQQSQDEKKAVRCRTFTRWINALLRRCDPVVEVHDLFTDIQDGRILMALLEELSGCKLLYRYRSSSHHIFRLNNISKALIFLDDRHVKLLGIDASSIADGVPSVVLSLIWNIILHFQVKEVTGDLQRRLSTSLSSLSMSGCPSSDLTPQLNDFSSYSCTDLQSKVRRASRKPRYHGKAIKILLRWAQRCTLNFGVEVHDFGRSWRSGLAFLAMIKSINPALVDLRESLARDPKENIQLAFNIAHHSLGIPPLLEPEDVLCSSPDEKSIITYVSMFLVHCSGMEKSNATEVEVPGIPSFGSLESVTFGEIHTDDPEAKALLKGFEMSSEQGLWKRWSRRPSGSSRPDLSSSCGDILSTYHSQDITEHPAGGSLTSTFSRMRGKGKSAFKPPSPLVAGVTSQEIRSWMEKASMGQGYSKPGVDENRFSLSSDEGIYNLSALDSDEEEAYRYILELNKEELQPSQLKRKVPRVEEETAEEMLLNGQPTEESTHVEAHENLKANGCKDIRSKEMENSGAGFDMEPETESRYIERQEGAIEGRSNDFDEDRMKKRTERANLMTRQNDKTQAQHDKTEETNHVEVDKEEKMEEATRDETGSGPNVFNKESSKVEVNQKTLSERPVVEVKGDSTAGFNTEEEISGKDEASTMHDLHSKDDSMEDYSNRVKHLIDFDQVLTEVEEDWELQVNRQRLTHRTAETMVRQCKTSPRNDTNGGVKVHGGDDYRTPAGSATSQSFSRGRGLTLESLAASCDVTALELEVLLVLWILLYCYFILP, from the exons ATGAGAATGCAGGACAAGGTCAACGGTGAGCCACAGGAGAGGTCAGTGGGAGACATCAGCGGTAAGCAAAATCAGCAGTCACAAG ATGAGAAGAAAGCAGTGCGGTGCAGAACGTTCACCAGGTGGATAAATGCTCTGCTGCGGAGA TGTGATCCTGTGGTTGAAGTGCACGATCTGTTCACAGACATTCAGGATGGCAGGATACTCATGGCTCTGCTGGAGGAGCTGTCTGGGTGCAAACTA CTTTACAGGTATCGGTCCTCCTCTCACCACATTTTCAGACTGAACAACATTTCCAAGGCCCTGATTTTCCTGGATGATAGACAT GTGAAGCTCCTTGGCATCGATGCGTCCAGTATTGCTGATGGTGTTCCCTCTGTTGTTCTCAGCCTCATCTGGAACATCATCCTACATTTTCAG GTGAAGGAGGTCACAGGCGACCTCCAGAGGCGTCTGTCTACAAGCCTCTCTTCCTTATCAATGAGTGGCTGCCCTTCCAGTGACCTCACACCCCAGCTGAATGACTTCAGCAGCTACTCCTGCACAGACCTGCAGAGCAAAGTCAGAAGGGCTAGCAGGAAGCCAAGGTATCATGGGAAAGCAATAAAGATCCTCCTGCGGTGGGCCCAGAGATGCACATTAAA TTTTGGGGTGGAGGTGCATGATTTcgggaggagctggaggagtgGGCTTGCATTCCTGGCTATGATTAAGTCAATAAACCCTGCCTTGGTTGACCTGAGGGAGAGTCTGGCTAGAGatccaaaagaaaacattcagttGGCTTTCAATATAGCCCATCACAGTCTGGGTATACCACCTCTGTTGGAACCTGAAG ATGTGCTGTGTTCCTCACCTGATGAGAAGTCTATCATCACCTACGTGTCCATGTTTCTGGTGCATTGTTCAGGCATGGAGAAG AGCAATGCAACTGAAGTTGAAGTTCCTGGCATCCCAAGTTTTGGATCTCTTGAGTCTGTCACTTTTGGAGAGATCCACACTGATGATCCAGAGGCCAAAGCTTTGCTCAAAGGTTTTGAAATGAGCAGCGAGCAGGGACTGTGGAAACGCTGGTCCAGAAGACCCTCTGGGAGCAGCCGTCCTGACCTCTCCTCCAGCTGTGGTGACATCCTCTCAACCTATCATAGCCAAGACATCACTGAACATCCTGCAGGCGGGTCTTTGACCTCGACGTTCTCCAGAATGAGAGGCAAAGGTAAAAGTGCTTTCAAGCCACCGAGTCCTCTGGTTGCAGGCGTCACCAGCCAAGAGATTCGGTCATGGATGGAGAAAGCTTCTATGGGTCAAGGCTACAGCAAACCAGGAGTGGATGAAAATCGCTTCTCTTTGAGCTCTGATGAAGGAATCTACAACTTGTCAGCTCTGGACTCAGATGAAGAGGAGGCCTACAGGTACATCCTGGAGCTTAATAAAGAGGAGCTTCAACCTAGTCAGCTAAAGAGGAAAGTACCAAGAGTGGAAGAGGAAACGGCAGAAGAGATGCTCCTGAATGGACAGCCGACTGAGGAGTCAACACATGTGGAAGCACATGAGAATCTAAAAGCCAATGGATGTAAAGACATAAGGTCTAAAGAGATGGAAAACAGTGGAGCAGGGTTTGACATGGAGCCAGAGACAGAAAGCAGATATATAGAGAGACAGGAAGGGGCTATTGAAGGGCGAAGCAATGATTTTGATGAAGACAGGATGAAGAAGAGGACAGAAAGAGCTAATTTAATGACAcgtcaaaatgataaaactcaGGCTCAACATGataaaacagaggaaacaaaTCACGTTGAAGTcgataaagaagaaaaaatggaaGAGGCCACTAGGGATGAGACTGGAAGTGGACCAAATGTTTTCAACAAAGAAAGTTCCAAAGTAGAAGTTAATCAAAAAACATTATCTGAAAGGCCTGTAGTTGAAGTCAAAGGGGACAGTACAGCTGGATTTAACACAGAAGAAGAGATTAGTGGCAAAGACGAAGCCTCCACAATGCATGATTTACATTCTAAGGATGACAGCATGGAAGATTACAGCAACAGAGTCAAACATTTGATTGATTTTGATCAAGTTTTAACAGAAGTGGAGGAAGACTGGGAACTTCAGGTTAACAGACAAAGACTGACTCACAGGACAGCAGAAACAATGGTACGTCAATGCAAAACATCCCCCAGAAATGACACTAATGGAGGCGTCAAGGTCCATGGTGGTGATGACTACCGGACTCCTGCTGGCAGTGCAACATCTCAGTCATTCAG CAGAGGTAGAGGACTGACTCTTGAATCTCTAGCGGCCTCTTGTGACGTAACCGCATTAGAGCTGGAAGTACTCCTGGTCCTGTGGATCCTGCTCTACTGCTACTTCATCCTGCCCTAA
- the clmnb gene encoding calmin isoform X3, giving the protein MRMQDKVNGEPQERSVGDISGKQNQQSQADEKKAVRCRTFTRWINALLRRCDPVVEVHDLFTDIQDGRILMALLEELSGCKLLYRYRSSSHHIFRLNNISKALIFLDDRHVKLLGIDASSIADGVPSVVLSLIWNIILHFQVKEVTGDLQRRLSTSLSSLSMSGCPSSDLTPQLNDFSSYSCTDLQSKVRRASRKPRYHGKAIKILLRWAQRCTLNFGVEVHDFGRSWRSGLAFLAMIKSINPALVDLRESLARDPKENIQLAFNIAHHSLGIPPLLEPEDVLCSSPDEKSIITYVSMFLVHCSGMEKSNATEVEVPGIPSFGSLESVTFGEIHTDDPEAKALLKGFEMSSEQGLWKRWSRRPSGSSRPDLSSSCGDILSTYHSQDITEHPAGGSLTSTFSRMRGKGKSAFKPPSPLVAGVTSQEIRSWMEKASMGQGYSKPGVDENRFSLSSDEGIYNLSALDSDEEEAYRYILELNKEELQPSQLKRKVPRVEEETAEEMLLNGQPTEESTHVEAHENLKANGCKDIRSKEMENSGAGFDMEPETESRYIERQEGAIEGRSNDFDEDRMKKRTERANLMTRQNDKTQAQHDKTEETNHVEVDKEEKMEEATRDETGSGPNVFNKESSKVEVNQKTLSERPVVEVKGDSTAGFNTEEEISGKDEASTMHDLHSKDDSMEDYSNRVKHLIDFDQVLTEVEEDWELQVNRQRLTHRTAETMVRQCKTSPRNDTNGGVKVHGGDDYRTPAGSATSQSFRGRGLTLESLAASCDVTALELEVLLVLWILLYCYFILP; this is encoded by the exons ATGAGAATGCAGGACAAGGTCAACGGTGAGCCACAGGAGAGGTCAGTGGGAGACATCAGCGGTAAGCAAAATCAGCAGTCACAAG CAGATGAGAAGAAAGCAGTGCGGTGCAGAACGTTCACCAGGTGGATAAATGCTCTGCTGCGGAGA TGTGATCCTGTGGTTGAAGTGCACGATCTGTTCACAGACATTCAGGATGGCAGGATACTCATGGCTCTGCTGGAGGAGCTGTCTGGGTGCAAACTA CTTTACAGGTATCGGTCCTCCTCTCACCACATTTTCAGACTGAACAACATTTCCAAGGCCCTGATTTTCCTGGATGATAGACAT GTGAAGCTCCTTGGCATCGATGCGTCCAGTATTGCTGATGGTGTTCCCTCTGTTGTTCTCAGCCTCATCTGGAACATCATCCTACATTTTCAG GTGAAGGAGGTCACAGGCGACCTCCAGAGGCGTCTGTCTACAAGCCTCTCTTCCTTATCAATGAGTGGCTGCCCTTCCAGTGACCTCACACCCCAGCTGAATGACTTCAGCAGCTACTCCTGCACAGACCTGCAGAGCAAAGTCAGAAGGGCTAGCAGGAAGCCAAGGTATCATGGGAAAGCAATAAAGATCCTCCTGCGGTGGGCCCAGAGATGCACATTAAA TTTTGGGGTGGAGGTGCATGATTTcgggaggagctggaggagtgGGCTTGCATTCCTGGCTATGATTAAGTCAATAAACCCTGCCTTGGTTGACCTGAGGGAGAGTCTGGCTAGAGatccaaaagaaaacattcagttGGCTTTCAATATAGCCCATCACAGTCTGGGTATACCACCTCTGTTGGAACCTGAAG ATGTGCTGTGTTCCTCACCTGATGAGAAGTCTATCATCACCTACGTGTCCATGTTTCTGGTGCATTGTTCAGGCATGGAGAAG AGCAATGCAACTGAAGTTGAAGTTCCTGGCATCCCAAGTTTTGGATCTCTTGAGTCTGTCACTTTTGGAGAGATCCACACTGATGATCCAGAGGCCAAAGCTTTGCTCAAAGGTTTTGAAATGAGCAGCGAGCAGGGACTGTGGAAACGCTGGTCCAGAAGACCCTCTGGGAGCAGCCGTCCTGACCTCTCCTCCAGCTGTGGTGACATCCTCTCAACCTATCATAGCCAAGACATCACTGAACATCCTGCAGGCGGGTCTTTGACCTCGACGTTCTCCAGAATGAGAGGCAAAGGTAAAAGTGCTTTCAAGCCACCGAGTCCTCTGGTTGCAGGCGTCACCAGCCAAGAGATTCGGTCATGGATGGAGAAAGCTTCTATGGGTCAAGGCTACAGCAAACCAGGAGTGGATGAAAATCGCTTCTCTTTGAGCTCTGATGAAGGAATCTACAACTTGTCAGCTCTGGACTCAGATGAAGAGGAGGCCTACAGGTACATCCTGGAGCTTAATAAAGAGGAGCTTCAACCTAGTCAGCTAAAGAGGAAAGTACCAAGAGTGGAAGAGGAAACGGCAGAAGAGATGCTCCTGAATGGACAGCCGACTGAGGAGTCAACACATGTGGAAGCACATGAGAATCTAAAAGCCAATGGATGTAAAGACATAAGGTCTAAAGAGATGGAAAACAGTGGAGCAGGGTTTGACATGGAGCCAGAGACAGAAAGCAGATATATAGAGAGACAGGAAGGGGCTATTGAAGGGCGAAGCAATGATTTTGATGAAGACAGGATGAAGAAGAGGACAGAAAGAGCTAATTTAATGACAcgtcaaaatgataaaactcaGGCTCAACATGataaaacagaggaaacaaaTCACGTTGAAGTcgataaagaagaaaaaatggaaGAGGCCACTAGGGATGAGACTGGAAGTGGACCAAATGTTTTCAACAAAGAAAGTTCCAAAGTAGAAGTTAATCAAAAAACATTATCTGAAAGGCCTGTAGTTGAAGTCAAAGGGGACAGTACAGCTGGATTTAACACAGAAGAAGAGATTAGTGGCAAAGACGAAGCCTCCACAATGCATGATTTACATTCTAAGGATGACAGCATGGAAGATTACAGCAACAGAGTCAAACATTTGATTGATTTTGATCAAGTTTTAACAGAAGTGGAGGAAGACTGGGAACTTCAGGTTAACAGACAAAGACTGACTCACAGGACAGCAGAAACAATGGTACGTCAATGCAAAACATCCCCCAGAAATGACACTAATGGAGGCGTCAAGGTCCATGGTGGTGATGACTACCGGACTCCTGCTGGCAGTGCAACATCTCAGTCATTCAG AGGTAGAGGACTGACTCTTGAATCTCTAGCGGCCTCTTGTGACGTAACCGCATTAGAGCTGGAAGTACTCCTGGTCCTGTGGATCCTGCTCTACTGCTACTTCATCCTGCCCTAA
- the clmnb gene encoding calmin isoform X1, producing the protein MRMQDKVNGEPQERSVGDISGKQNQQSQADEKKAVRCRTFTRWINALLRRCDPVVEVHDLFTDIQDGRILMALLEELSGCKLLYRYRSSSHHIFRLNNISKALIFLDDRHVKLLGIDASSIADGVPSVVLSLIWNIILHFQVKEVTGDLQRRLSTSLSSLSMSGCPSSDLTPQLNDFSSYSCTDLQSKVRRASRKPRYHGKAIKILLRWAQRCTLNFGVEVHDFGRSWRSGLAFLAMIKSINPALVDLRESLARDPKENIQLAFNIAHHSLGIPPLLEPEDVLCSSPDEKSIITYVSMFLVHCSGMEKSNATEVEVPGIPSFGSLESVTFGEIHTDDPEAKALLKGFEMSSEQGLWKRWSRRPSGSSRPDLSSSCGDILSTYHSQDITEHPAGGSLTSTFSRMRGKGKSAFKPPSPLVAGVTSQEIRSWMEKASMGQGYSKPGVDENRFSLSSDEGIYNLSALDSDEEEAYRYILELNKEELQPSQLKRKVPRVEEETAEEMLLNGQPTEESTHVEAHENLKANGCKDIRSKEMENSGAGFDMEPETESRYIERQEGAIEGRSNDFDEDRMKKRTERANLMTRQNDKTQAQHDKTEETNHVEVDKEEKMEEATRDETGSGPNVFNKESSKVEVNQKTLSERPVVEVKGDSTAGFNTEEEISGKDEASTMHDLHSKDDSMEDYSNRVKHLIDFDQVLTEVEEDWELQVNRQRLTHRTAETMVRQCKTSPRNDTNGGVKVHGGDDYRTPAGSATSQSFSRGRGLTLESLAASCDVTALELEVLLVLWILLYCYFILP; encoded by the exons ATGAGAATGCAGGACAAGGTCAACGGTGAGCCACAGGAGAGGTCAGTGGGAGACATCAGCGGTAAGCAAAATCAGCAGTCACAAG CAGATGAGAAGAAAGCAGTGCGGTGCAGAACGTTCACCAGGTGGATAAATGCTCTGCTGCGGAGA TGTGATCCTGTGGTTGAAGTGCACGATCTGTTCACAGACATTCAGGATGGCAGGATACTCATGGCTCTGCTGGAGGAGCTGTCTGGGTGCAAACTA CTTTACAGGTATCGGTCCTCCTCTCACCACATTTTCAGACTGAACAACATTTCCAAGGCCCTGATTTTCCTGGATGATAGACAT GTGAAGCTCCTTGGCATCGATGCGTCCAGTATTGCTGATGGTGTTCCCTCTGTTGTTCTCAGCCTCATCTGGAACATCATCCTACATTTTCAG GTGAAGGAGGTCACAGGCGACCTCCAGAGGCGTCTGTCTACAAGCCTCTCTTCCTTATCAATGAGTGGCTGCCCTTCCAGTGACCTCACACCCCAGCTGAATGACTTCAGCAGCTACTCCTGCACAGACCTGCAGAGCAAAGTCAGAAGGGCTAGCAGGAAGCCAAGGTATCATGGGAAAGCAATAAAGATCCTCCTGCGGTGGGCCCAGAGATGCACATTAAA TTTTGGGGTGGAGGTGCATGATTTcgggaggagctggaggagtgGGCTTGCATTCCTGGCTATGATTAAGTCAATAAACCCTGCCTTGGTTGACCTGAGGGAGAGTCTGGCTAGAGatccaaaagaaaacattcagttGGCTTTCAATATAGCCCATCACAGTCTGGGTATACCACCTCTGTTGGAACCTGAAG ATGTGCTGTGTTCCTCACCTGATGAGAAGTCTATCATCACCTACGTGTCCATGTTTCTGGTGCATTGTTCAGGCATGGAGAAG AGCAATGCAACTGAAGTTGAAGTTCCTGGCATCCCAAGTTTTGGATCTCTTGAGTCTGTCACTTTTGGAGAGATCCACACTGATGATCCAGAGGCCAAAGCTTTGCTCAAAGGTTTTGAAATGAGCAGCGAGCAGGGACTGTGGAAACGCTGGTCCAGAAGACCCTCTGGGAGCAGCCGTCCTGACCTCTCCTCCAGCTGTGGTGACATCCTCTCAACCTATCATAGCCAAGACATCACTGAACATCCTGCAGGCGGGTCTTTGACCTCGACGTTCTCCAGAATGAGAGGCAAAGGTAAAAGTGCTTTCAAGCCACCGAGTCCTCTGGTTGCAGGCGTCACCAGCCAAGAGATTCGGTCATGGATGGAGAAAGCTTCTATGGGTCAAGGCTACAGCAAACCAGGAGTGGATGAAAATCGCTTCTCTTTGAGCTCTGATGAAGGAATCTACAACTTGTCAGCTCTGGACTCAGATGAAGAGGAGGCCTACAGGTACATCCTGGAGCTTAATAAAGAGGAGCTTCAACCTAGTCAGCTAAAGAGGAAAGTACCAAGAGTGGAAGAGGAAACGGCAGAAGAGATGCTCCTGAATGGACAGCCGACTGAGGAGTCAACACATGTGGAAGCACATGAGAATCTAAAAGCCAATGGATGTAAAGACATAAGGTCTAAAGAGATGGAAAACAGTGGAGCAGGGTTTGACATGGAGCCAGAGACAGAAAGCAGATATATAGAGAGACAGGAAGGGGCTATTGAAGGGCGAAGCAATGATTTTGATGAAGACAGGATGAAGAAGAGGACAGAAAGAGCTAATTTAATGACAcgtcaaaatgataaaactcaGGCTCAACATGataaaacagaggaaacaaaTCACGTTGAAGTcgataaagaagaaaaaatggaaGAGGCCACTAGGGATGAGACTGGAAGTGGACCAAATGTTTTCAACAAAGAAAGTTCCAAAGTAGAAGTTAATCAAAAAACATTATCTGAAAGGCCTGTAGTTGAAGTCAAAGGGGACAGTACAGCTGGATTTAACACAGAAGAAGAGATTAGTGGCAAAGACGAAGCCTCCACAATGCATGATTTACATTCTAAGGATGACAGCATGGAAGATTACAGCAACAGAGTCAAACATTTGATTGATTTTGATCAAGTTTTAACAGAAGTGGAGGAAGACTGGGAACTTCAGGTTAACAGACAAAGACTGACTCACAGGACAGCAGAAACAATGGTACGTCAATGCAAAACATCCCCCAGAAATGACACTAATGGAGGCGTCAAGGTCCATGGTGGTGATGACTACCGGACTCCTGCTGGCAGTGCAACATCTCAGTCATTCAG CAGAGGTAGAGGACTGACTCTTGAATCTCTAGCGGCCTCTTGTGACGTAACCGCATTAGAGCTGGAAGTACTCCTGGTCCTGTGGATCCTGCTCTACTGCTACTTCATCCTGCCCTAA
- the clmnb gene encoding calmin isoform X4 — protein sequence MALLEELSGCKLLYRYRSSSHHIFRLNNISKALIFLDDRHVKLLGIDASSIADGVPSVVLSLIWNIILHFQVKEVTGDLQRRLSTSLSSLSMSGCPSSDLTPQLNDFSSYSCTDLQSKVRRASRKPRYHGKAIKILLRWAQRCTLNFGVEVHDFGRSWRSGLAFLAMIKSINPALVDLRESLARDPKENIQLAFNIAHHSLGIPPLLEPEDVLCSSPDEKSIITYVSMFLVHCSGMEKSNATEVEVPGIPSFGSLESVTFGEIHTDDPEAKALLKGFEMSSEQGLWKRWSRRPSGSSRPDLSSSCGDILSTYHSQDITEHPAGGSLTSTFSRMRGKGKSAFKPPSPLVAGVTSQEIRSWMEKASMGQGYSKPGVDENRFSLSSDEGIYNLSALDSDEEEAYRYILELNKEELQPSQLKRKVPRVEEETAEEMLLNGQPTEESTHVEAHENLKANGCKDIRSKEMENSGAGFDMEPETESRYIERQEGAIEGRSNDFDEDRMKKRTERANLMTRQNDKTQAQHDKTEETNHVEVDKEEKMEEATRDETGSGPNVFNKESSKVEVNQKTLSERPVVEVKGDSTAGFNTEEEISGKDEASTMHDLHSKDDSMEDYSNRVKHLIDFDQVLTEVEEDWELQVNRQRLTHRTAETMVRQCKTSPRNDTNGGVKVHGGDDYRTPAGSATSQSFSRGRGLTLESLAASCDVTALELEVLLVLWILLYCYFILP from the exons ATGGCTCTGCTGGAGGAGCTGTCTGGGTGCAAACTA CTTTACAGGTATCGGTCCTCCTCTCACCACATTTTCAGACTGAACAACATTTCCAAGGCCCTGATTTTCCTGGATGATAGACAT GTGAAGCTCCTTGGCATCGATGCGTCCAGTATTGCTGATGGTGTTCCCTCTGTTGTTCTCAGCCTCATCTGGAACATCATCCTACATTTTCAG GTGAAGGAGGTCACAGGCGACCTCCAGAGGCGTCTGTCTACAAGCCTCTCTTCCTTATCAATGAGTGGCTGCCCTTCCAGTGACCTCACACCCCAGCTGAATGACTTCAGCAGCTACTCCTGCACAGACCTGCAGAGCAAAGTCAGAAGGGCTAGCAGGAAGCCAAGGTATCATGGGAAAGCAATAAAGATCCTCCTGCGGTGGGCCCAGAGATGCACATTAAA TTTTGGGGTGGAGGTGCATGATTTcgggaggagctggaggagtgGGCTTGCATTCCTGGCTATGATTAAGTCAATAAACCCTGCCTTGGTTGACCTGAGGGAGAGTCTGGCTAGAGatccaaaagaaaacattcagttGGCTTTCAATATAGCCCATCACAGTCTGGGTATACCACCTCTGTTGGAACCTGAAG ATGTGCTGTGTTCCTCACCTGATGAGAAGTCTATCATCACCTACGTGTCCATGTTTCTGGTGCATTGTTCAGGCATGGAGAAG AGCAATGCAACTGAAGTTGAAGTTCCTGGCATCCCAAGTTTTGGATCTCTTGAGTCTGTCACTTTTGGAGAGATCCACACTGATGATCCAGAGGCCAAAGCTTTGCTCAAAGGTTTTGAAATGAGCAGCGAGCAGGGACTGTGGAAACGCTGGTCCAGAAGACCCTCTGGGAGCAGCCGTCCTGACCTCTCCTCCAGCTGTGGTGACATCCTCTCAACCTATCATAGCCAAGACATCACTGAACATCCTGCAGGCGGGTCTTTGACCTCGACGTTCTCCAGAATGAGAGGCAAAGGTAAAAGTGCTTTCAAGCCACCGAGTCCTCTGGTTGCAGGCGTCACCAGCCAAGAGATTCGGTCATGGATGGAGAAAGCTTCTATGGGTCAAGGCTACAGCAAACCAGGAGTGGATGAAAATCGCTTCTCTTTGAGCTCTGATGAAGGAATCTACAACTTGTCAGCTCTGGACTCAGATGAAGAGGAGGCCTACAGGTACATCCTGGAGCTTAATAAAGAGGAGCTTCAACCTAGTCAGCTAAAGAGGAAAGTACCAAGAGTGGAAGAGGAAACGGCAGAAGAGATGCTCCTGAATGGACAGCCGACTGAGGAGTCAACACATGTGGAAGCACATGAGAATCTAAAAGCCAATGGATGTAAAGACATAAGGTCTAAAGAGATGGAAAACAGTGGAGCAGGGTTTGACATGGAGCCAGAGACAGAAAGCAGATATATAGAGAGACAGGAAGGGGCTATTGAAGGGCGAAGCAATGATTTTGATGAAGACAGGATGAAGAAGAGGACAGAAAGAGCTAATTTAATGACAcgtcaaaatgataaaactcaGGCTCAACATGataaaacagaggaaacaaaTCACGTTGAAGTcgataaagaagaaaaaatggaaGAGGCCACTAGGGATGAGACTGGAAGTGGACCAAATGTTTTCAACAAAGAAAGTTCCAAAGTAGAAGTTAATCAAAAAACATTATCTGAAAGGCCTGTAGTTGAAGTCAAAGGGGACAGTACAGCTGGATTTAACACAGAAGAAGAGATTAGTGGCAAAGACGAAGCCTCCACAATGCATGATTTACATTCTAAGGATGACAGCATGGAAGATTACAGCAACAGAGTCAAACATTTGATTGATTTTGATCAAGTTTTAACAGAAGTGGAGGAAGACTGGGAACTTCAGGTTAACAGACAAAGACTGACTCACAGGACAGCAGAAACAATGGTACGTCAATGCAAAACATCCCCCAGAAATGACACTAATGGAGGCGTCAAGGTCCATGGTGGTGATGACTACCGGACTCCTGCTGGCAGTGCAACATCTCAGTCATTCAG CAGAGGTAGAGGACTGACTCTTGAATCTCTAGCGGCCTCTTGTGACGTAACCGCATTAGAGCTGGAAGTACTCCTGGTCCTGTGGATCCTGCTCTACTGCTACTTCATCCTGCCCTAA